One part of the Haliotis asinina isolate JCU_RB_2024 chromosome 2, JCU_Hal_asi_v2, whole genome shotgun sequence genome encodes these proteins:
- the LOC137274457 gene encoding protocadherin-1-like isoform X2, producing MVSMATLIPLAVLLPALCPAQEIVLSYKLKEEQSANTYVGNVARDSYLYGNVTESVFQRLKFNFFSQGNPSSRLFAIDEKSSTIRTAQVIDRESPDVCEGKPECILNLDIGVYIRDVSKNRYDLYKLMQAKVDLVDINDNKPEFPQGSVSLSLPESVPVNHMLLASGAIDKDTGANNSIKSYEIIPANGMFDLKVQHNFGTSDLGIVVKHSLDRETKDFFQVTIVAKDGGYPQRTGSVLINITVTDVNDNSPAFIESSYNVTVIENGTLNATILQLSAVDQDKGENGEISYHLSSRASDKVRKALAIDPTSGKVYTIGDIDYEENKQFQFMVEARDKGSPSRSSLVPVVINVIDKNDNKPEININLSPEGSDISEGAETGRFIAHVSVTDRDDGKNGDFTCDMNDAHFSLDKFNANVNNVYKITLKEKLDHESSPTHNVTITCKDKGDNPQTNSTSFLVRVLDENDNAPRFNNVPIIGQIVENNKLGMEILQITAKDWDSKENGRVTYSLDSDAGSLFTINPETGSLLATAPYDRETVSKYEFGVIATDHGSPPKSSTAKVLIRILDQNDKPPRFTVPVFRGYILENQPIRTPVLNLTATDEDEKPSMKFAFGPNSEVNKWFAIDENTGRITSKRSFDRETQKKYNFTVIVQDPMITSFHDTANVTIHVRDDNDNIPIITYPTKSNKTVRIPYGTKVGTIVTKVTAKDTDDIDIQFIRLTFSIISGNKGSLFNINRMNGELAVSRVMKSSDLGFHGLKVAVHDRGTNSKSATATLDIFVVDVNGTARSEGHSEVLEKNMMIVIILIAVTVILAIAIFATICMIRRIDRERQQRRSAMIKTDEDKTLTAISNRDSFLVIAKDSNENDDTKLKRNKKEVSFTFEDDRDIHNMSNSSGHASMSTFGVPAPTEHSQSARHLMEILKKPDDIMSETSGETGTSDSGRGGSDEDINSNRSATHDIDDPRILHPAHFIGADRFARFNDGRTSELSRSSHRNGSRGHVVSPMPSGTGKRIREESLKYGRSHDLPQSYTASPCHFEHFPSHNKTKDSHKLQNDGYHRMDLSSFPPRQTDFYSSGSWRADSMSYRDDDDRTTTSGSYTINPDELRHDIDEVFYTEQDIVV from the exons atggtttccatggcaacacttATTCCACTAGCTGTTCTACTTCCTGCCTTGTGCCCAGCTCAAGAGATAGTGCTGTCCTACAAACTGAAAGAGGAGCAATCAGCAAATACCTATGTCGGTAATGTGGCCCGAGACAGTTATTTGTATGGCAATGTTACGGAGAGTGTATTTCAGAGGCTAAAATTCAACTTTTTCTCTCAAGGGAACCCATCTTCCCGACTTTTTGCAATTGACGAAAAGAGTAGTACAATTCGGACAGCACAAGTGATCGACCGAGAATCACCTGATGTCTGCGAgggaaaaccagaatgtattTTGAACCTAGACATTGGTGTGTACATCCGAGACGTATCAAAAAATAGGTATGACCTCTACAAACTGATGCAGGCCAAGGTTGATTTAGTGGACATTAACGACAACAAACCTGAATTTCCCCAGGGTTCTGTCAGTCTCAGCTTACCAGAATCGGTTCCAGTTAATCATATGTTATTGGCAAGTGGTGCCATTGATAAGGATACTGGAGCCAATAATTCAATTAAGAGCTATGAAATTATACCTGCAAATGGGATGTTTGATCTCAAGGTACAACACAATTTTGGAACGTCTGATCTTGGAATTGTCGTCAAACATAGTCTAGACCGTGAGACCAAAGACTTCTTTCAAGTGACCATTGTTGCTAAAGATGGAGGCTACCCTCAGCGGACTGGATCTGTGTTGATTAATATTACCGTCACCGACGTCAATGACAACAGCCCAGCATTTATTGAGTCATCATATAACGTGACCGTCATCGAAAATGGCACACTCAATGCCACAATTCTTCAATTATCTGCAGTTGACCAGGACAAAGGAGAAAATGGCGAAATTTCATACCATTTGAGTTCACGAGCCTCTGATAAAGTTCGTAAAGCCCTTGCTATTGACCCCACTTCCGGTAAGGTGTACACTATAGGCGATATTGATTATGAAGAGAACAAGCAATTCCAGTTCATGGTTGAGGCCAGGGACAAAGGATCACCATCTCGGTCCTCATTAGTACCTGTTGTTATTAATGTTATTGATAAGAATGATAACAAACCAGAAATAAACATTAACTTGTCCCCAGAAGGATCTGACATTTCAGAAGGAGCAGAAACAGGCAGGTTTATAGCTCATGTTTCTGTTACTGACAGAGATGATGGTAAAAATGGAGATTTTACTTGCGATATGAATGATGCCCACTTTTCCCTTGATAAATTCAATGCAAATGTGAACAATGTGTATAAGATAACCCTGAAAGAGAAACTGGACCATGAAAGCTCCCCAACTCATAATGTTACCATCACCTGTaaagacaagggagataaccctcaGACAAACTCAACCAGTTTCCTAGTCAGGGTCcttgatgaaaatgacaatgcaccaAGGTTTAATAATGTACCAATTATTGGGCAAATTGTGGAAAATAACAAGCTTGGTATGGAGATTCTACAAATAACTGCTAAGGACTGGGACAGCAAGGAGAATGGTAGAGTGACATATTCTTTAGACAGTGATGCAGGATCCTTGTTTACCATTAACCCCGAGACTGGGTCTTTACTTGCTACAGCACCATACGACAGAGAAACTGTGTCAAAGTATGAATTTGGTGTAATAGCCACGGATCATGGGTCCCCACCCAAATCATCAACCGCCAAGGTCCTGATCCGAATTCTGGATCAGAATGACAAGCCACCAAGATTCACTGTGCCTGTTTTCCGAGGATATATTCTGGagaatcaaccaatcagaacaccGGTTCTGAATCTGACTGCCACAGATGAGGATGAGAAACCAAGCATGAAGTTTGCATTTGGGCCAAACTCAGAAGTGAACAAGTGGTTTGCTATTGACGAAAATACTGGACGAATCACAAGCAAGCGTTCATTTGATCGTGAAACTCAGAAAAAGTATAACTTCACAGTGATTGTTCAAGATCCAATGATAACCAGTTTTCATGATACCGCTAATGTTACGATTCATGTCCGAGACGATAACGACAACATCCCTATCATCACCTACCCTACCAAGTCCAACAAGACCGTGCGAATTCCTTATGGTACCAAGGTTGGAACAATTGTCACAAAAGTAACTGCTAAAGACACAGATGATATTGACATCCAGTTCATCAGATTAACTTTTTCAATCATATCTGGTAACAAGGGAAGTTTGTTTAACATAAATCGAATGAATGGTGAATTAGCAGTTTCTCGTGTCATGAAATCATCAGATTTAGGATTTCATGGACTAAAAGTTGCTGTTCATGACCGTGGAACGAATTCAAAATCAGCAACTGCAACCTTGGATAtctttgttgttgatgttaacGGCACGGCTAGGAGTGAAGGTCATTCAGAAGTACTTGAAAAGAATATGATGATTGTGATTATATTGATAGCAGTGACAGTTATATTAGCAATTGCGATATTTGCAACAATATGCATGATTCGCAGAATTGACAGAGAACGCCAGCAAAGAAGATCAGCTATGATTAAAACAGATGAGGACAAAACATTAACAGCAATTTCAAACAGAGACAGTTTTTTAGTCATAGCCAAAGACTCAAATGAGAATGATGATACAAAGTTAAAACGGAATAAAAAGGAAgttagtttcacatttgaggATGATCGAGATATACACAACATGAGCAATTCTTCTGGCCATGCGTCGATGTCAACGTTTGGAGTTCCGGCACCGACAGAACATTCCCAATCG GCTCGTCATTTAATGGAGATTTTAAAGAAACCAGATGATATTATGAGTGAAACTTCAGGAGAAACAGGCACCAGTGACAGTGGTCGTGGTGGAAGTGATGAAGACATCAACAGCAATAGAAGTGCTACACATGATATAG ATGATCCTCGTATTCTTCATCCAGCTCACTTCATTGGAGCCGATCGTTTTGCACGATTTAACGATGGCCGCACGTCTGAGTTGTCCCGGTCATCTCACAGAAATGGATCACGTGGCCATGTTGTGTCACCAATGCCTAGTGGAACAGGTAAACGCATTAGGGAGGAATCTTTGAAATATGgaaggtcacatgacctcccTCAAAGCTACACGGCCAGCCCATgccattttgaacattttccatCCCATAATAAAACCAAAGATTCCCATAAGTTGCAAAACGACGGTTACCATCGTATGGATCTTTCATCTTTCCCTCCCAGACAAACAGACTTTTATTCAAGTGGGAGTTGGCGGGCAGATTCCATGAGTTACCGTGATGATGACGACAGAACGACAACATCCGGAAGCTATACAATCAATCCTGATGAGCTGCGTCATGATATTGATGAGGTTTTCTACACAGAACAGGATATTGTTGTGTAA
- the LOC137274457 gene encoding protocadherin-1-like isoform X1: MVSMATLIPLAVLLPALCPAQEIVLSYKLKEEQSANTYVGNVARDSYLYGNVTESVFQRLKFNFFSQGNPSSRLFAIDEKSSTIRTAQVIDRESPDVCEGKPECILNLDIGVYIRDVSKNRYDLYKLMQAKVDLVDINDNKPEFPQGSVSLSLPESVPVNHMLLASGAIDKDTGANNSIKSYEIIPANGMFDLKVQHNFGTSDLGIVVKHSLDRETKDFFQVTIVAKDGGYPQRTGSVLINITVTDVNDNSPAFIESSYNVTVIENGTLNATILQLSAVDQDKGENGEISYHLSSRASDKVRKALAIDPTSGKVYTIGDIDYEENKQFQFMVEARDKGSPSRSSLVPVVINVIDKNDNKPEININLSPEGSDISEGAETGRFIAHVSVTDRDDGKNGDFTCDMNDAHFSLDKFNANVNNVYKITLKEKLDHESSPTHNVTITCKDKGDNPQTNSTSFLVRVLDENDNAPRFNNVPIIGQIVENNKLGMEILQITAKDWDSKENGRVTYSLDSDAGSLFTINPETGSLLATAPYDRETVSKYEFGVIATDHGSPPKSSTAKVLIRILDQNDKPPRFTVPVFRGYILENQPIRTPVLNLTATDEDEKPSMKFAFGPNSEVNKWFAIDENTGRITSKRSFDRETQKKYNFTVIVQDPMITSFHDTANVTIHVRDDNDNIPIITYPTKSNKTVRIPYGTKVGTIVTKVTAKDTDDIDIQFIRLTFSIISGNKGSLFNINRMNGELAVSRVMKSSDLGFHGLKVAVHDRGTNSKSATATLDIFVVDVNGTARSEGHSEVLEKNMMIVIILIAVTVILAIAIFATICMIRRIDRERQQRRSAMIKTDEDKTLTAISNRDSFLVIAKDSNENDDTKLKRNKKEVSFTFEDDRDIHNMSNSSGHASMSTFGVPAPTEHSQSNSQEVNLMMTPIPSLVEKQNNMNSPGAHEPSNIPVQNNIPVTPHPTDKTWIQNMNESEARHLMEILKKPDDIMSETSGETGTSDSGRGGSDEDINSNRSATHDIDDPRILHPAHFIGADRFARFNDGRTSELSRSSHRNGSRGHVVSPMPSGTGKRIREESLKYGRSHDLPQSYTASPCHFEHFPSHNKTKDSHKLQNDGYHRMDLSSFPPRQTDFYSSGSWRADSMSYRDDDDRTTTSGSYTINPDELRHDIDEVFYTEQDIVV, encoded by the exons atggtttccatggcaacacttATTCCACTAGCTGTTCTACTTCCTGCCTTGTGCCCAGCTCAAGAGATAGTGCTGTCCTACAAACTGAAAGAGGAGCAATCAGCAAATACCTATGTCGGTAATGTGGCCCGAGACAGTTATTTGTATGGCAATGTTACGGAGAGTGTATTTCAGAGGCTAAAATTCAACTTTTTCTCTCAAGGGAACCCATCTTCCCGACTTTTTGCAATTGACGAAAAGAGTAGTACAATTCGGACAGCACAAGTGATCGACCGAGAATCACCTGATGTCTGCGAgggaaaaccagaatgtattTTGAACCTAGACATTGGTGTGTACATCCGAGACGTATCAAAAAATAGGTATGACCTCTACAAACTGATGCAGGCCAAGGTTGATTTAGTGGACATTAACGACAACAAACCTGAATTTCCCCAGGGTTCTGTCAGTCTCAGCTTACCAGAATCGGTTCCAGTTAATCATATGTTATTGGCAAGTGGTGCCATTGATAAGGATACTGGAGCCAATAATTCAATTAAGAGCTATGAAATTATACCTGCAAATGGGATGTTTGATCTCAAGGTACAACACAATTTTGGAACGTCTGATCTTGGAATTGTCGTCAAACATAGTCTAGACCGTGAGACCAAAGACTTCTTTCAAGTGACCATTGTTGCTAAAGATGGAGGCTACCCTCAGCGGACTGGATCTGTGTTGATTAATATTACCGTCACCGACGTCAATGACAACAGCCCAGCATTTATTGAGTCATCATATAACGTGACCGTCATCGAAAATGGCACACTCAATGCCACAATTCTTCAATTATCTGCAGTTGACCAGGACAAAGGAGAAAATGGCGAAATTTCATACCATTTGAGTTCACGAGCCTCTGATAAAGTTCGTAAAGCCCTTGCTATTGACCCCACTTCCGGTAAGGTGTACACTATAGGCGATATTGATTATGAAGAGAACAAGCAATTCCAGTTCATGGTTGAGGCCAGGGACAAAGGATCACCATCTCGGTCCTCATTAGTACCTGTTGTTATTAATGTTATTGATAAGAATGATAACAAACCAGAAATAAACATTAACTTGTCCCCAGAAGGATCTGACATTTCAGAAGGAGCAGAAACAGGCAGGTTTATAGCTCATGTTTCTGTTACTGACAGAGATGATGGTAAAAATGGAGATTTTACTTGCGATATGAATGATGCCCACTTTTCCCTTGATAAATTCAATGCAAATGTGAACAATGTGTATAAGATAACCCTGAAAGAGAAACTGGACCATGAAAGCTCCCCAACTCATAATGTTACCATCACCTGTaaagacaagggagataaccctcaGACAAACTCAACCAGTTTCCTAGTCAGGGTCcttgatgaaaatgacaatgcaccaAGGTTTAATAATGTACCAATTATTGGGCAAATTGTGGAAAATAACAAGCTTGGTATGGAGATTCTACAAATAACTGCTAAGGACTGGGACAGCAAGGAGAATGGTAGAGTGACATATTCTTTAGACAGTGATGCAGGATCCTTGTTTACCATTAACCCCGAGACTGGGTCTTTACTTGCTACAGCACCATACGACAGAGAAACTGTGTCAAAGTATGAATTTGGTGTAATAGCCACGGATCATGGGTCCCCACCCAAATCATCAACCGCCAAGGTCCTGATCCGAATTCTGGATCAGAATGACAAGCCACCAAGATTCACTGTGCCTGTTTTCCGAGGATATATTCTGGagaatcaaccaatcagaacaccGGTTCTGAATCTGACTGCCACAGATGAGGATGAGAAACCAAGCATGAAGTTTGCATTTGGGCCAAACTCAGAAGTGAACAAGTGGTTTGCTATTGACGAAAATACTGGACGAATCACAAGCAAGCGTTCATTTGATCGTGAAACTCAGAAAAAGTATAACTTCACAGTGATTGTTCAAGATCCAATGATAACCAGTTTTCATGATACCGCTAATGTTACGATTCATGTCCGAGACGATAACGACAACATCCCTATCATCACCTACCCTACCAAGTCCAACAAGACCGTGCGAATTCCTTATGGTACCAAGGTTGGAACAATTGTCACAAAAGTAACTGCTAAAGACACAGATGATATTGACATCCAGTTCATCAGATTAACTTTTTCAATCATATCTGGTAACAAGGGAAGTTTGTTTAACATAAATCGAATGAATGGTGAATTAGCAGTTTCTCGTGTCATGAAATCATCAGATTTAGGATTTCATGGACTAAAAGTTGCTGTTCATGACCGTGGAACGAATTCAAAATCAGCAACTGCAACCTTGGATAtctttgttgttgatgttaacGGCACGGCTAGGAGTGAAGGTCATTCAGAAGTACTTGAAAAGAATATGATGATTGTGATTATATTGATAGCAGTGACAGTTATATTAGCAATTGCGATATTTGCAACAATATGCATGATTCGCAGAATTGACAGAGAACGCCAGCAAAGAAGATCAGCTATGATTAAAACAGATGAGGACAAAACATTAACAGCAATTTCAAACAGAGACAGTTTTTTAGTCATAGCCAAAGACTCAAATGAGAATGATGATACAAAGTTAAAACGGAATAAAAAGGAAgttagtttcacatttgaggATGATCGAGATATACACAACATGAGCAATTCTTCTGGCCATGCGTCGATGTCAACGTTTGGAGTTCCGGCACCGACAGAACATTCCCAATCG AATTCTCAGGAGGTGAATCTCATGATGACCCCCATTCCTTCGCTGGttgagaaacaaaacaacatgaacaGCCCGGGTGCACACGAACCTTCTAACATTCCAGTACAAAACAATATCCCGGTGACGCCACACCCCACCGATAAAACGTGGAttcaaaatatgaatgagtCTGAG GCTCGTCATTTAATGGAGATTTTAAAGAAACCAGATGATATTATGAGTGAAACTTCAGGAGAAACAGGCACCAGTGACAGTGGTCGTGGTGGAAGTGATGAAGACATCAACAGCAATAGAAGTGCTACACATGATATAG ATGATCCTCGTATTCTTCATCCAGCTCACTTCATTGGAGCCGATCGTTTTGCACGATTTAACGATGGCCGCACGTCTGAGTTGTCCCGGTCATCTCACAGAAATGGATCACGTGGCCATGTTGTGTCACCAATGCCTAGTGGAACAGGTAAACGCATTAGGGAGGAATCTTTGAAATATGgaaggtcacatgacctcccTCAAAGCTACACGGCCAGCCCATgccattttgaacattttccatCCCATAATAAAACCAAAGATTCCCATAAGTTGCAAAACGACGGTTACCATCGTATGGATCTTTCATCTTTCCCTCCCAGACAAACAGACTTTTATTCAAGTGGGAGTTGGCGGGCAGATTCCATGAGTTACCGTGATGATGACGACAGAACGACAACATCCGGAAGCTATACAATCAATCCTGATGAGCTGCGTCATGATATTGATGAGGTTTTCTACACAGAACAGGATATTGTTGTGTAA
- the LOC137274457 gene encoding protocadherin-1-like isoform X4, which translates to MVSMATLIPLAVLLPALCPAQEIVLSYKLKEEQSANTYVGNVARDSYLYGNVTESVFQRLKFNFFSQGNPSSRLFAIDEKSSTIRTAQVIDRESPDVCEGKPECILNLDIGVYIRDVSKNRYDLYKLMQAKVDLVDINDNKPEFPQGSVSLSLPESVPVNHMLLASGAIDKDTGANNSIKSYEIIPANGMFDLKVQHNFGTSDLGIVVKHSLDRETKDFFQVTIVAKDGGYPQRTGSVLINITVTDVNDNSPAFIESSYNVTVIENGTLNATILQLSAVDQDKGENGEISYHLSSRASDKVRKALAIDPTSGKVYTIGDIDYEENKQFQFMVEARDKGSPSRSSLVPVVINVIDKNDNKPEININLSPEGSDISEGAETGRFIAHVSVTDRDDGKNGDFTCDMNDAHFSLDKFNANVNNVYKITLKEKLDHESSPTHNVTITCKDKGDNPQTNSTSFLVRVLDENDNAPRFNNVPIIGQIVENNKLGMEILQITAKDWDSKENGRVTYSLDSDAGSLFTINPETGSLLATAPYDRETVSKYEFGVIATDHGSPPKSSTAKVLIRILDQNDKPPRFTVPVFRGYILENQPIRTPVLNLTATDEDEKPSMKFAFGPNSEVNKWFAIDENTGRITSKRSFDRETQKKYNFTVIVQDPMITSFHDTANVTIHVRDDNDNIPIITYPTKSNKTVRIPYGTKVGTIVTKVTAKDTDDIDIQFIRLTFSIISGNKGSLFNINRMNGELAVSRVMKSSDLGFHGLKVAVHDRGTNSKSATATLDIFVVDVNGTARSEGHSEVLEKNMMIVIILIAVTVILAIAIFATICMIRRIDRERQQRRSAMIKTDEDKTLTAISNRDSFLVIAKDSNENDDTKLKRNKKEVSFTFEDDRDIHNMSNSSGHASMSTFGVPAPTEHSQSNSQEVNLMMTPIPSLVEKQNNMNSPGAHEPSNIPVQNNIPVTPHPTDKTWIQNMNESEARHLMEILKKPDDIMSETSGETGTSDSGRGGSDEDINSNRSATHDIAKNTAESAPSKPMVIKQ; encoded by the exons atggtttccatggcaacacttATTCCACTAGCTGTTCTACTTCCTGCCTTGTGCCCAGCTCAAGAGATAGTGCTGTCCTACAAACTGAAAGAGGAGCAATCAGCAAATACCTATGTCGGTAATGTGGCCCGAGACAGTTATTTGTATGGCAATGTTACGGAGAGTGTATTTCAGAGGCTAAAATTCAACTTTTTCTCTCAAGGGAACCCATCTTCCCGACTTTTTGCAATTGACGAAAAGAGTAGTACAATTCGGACAGCACAAGTGATCGACCGAGAATCACCTGATGTCTGCGAgggaaaaccagaatgtattTTGAACCTAGACATTGGTGTGTACATCCGAGACGTATCAAAAAATAGGTATGACCTCTACAAACTGATGCAGGCCAAGGTTGATTTAGTGGACATTAACGACAACAAACCTGAATTTCCCCAGGGTTCTGTCAGTCTCAGCTTACCAGAATCGGTTCCAGTTAATCATATGTTATTGGCAAGTGGTGCCATTGATAAGGATACTGGAGCCAATAATTCAATTAAGAGCTATGAAATTATACCTGCAAATGGGATGTTTGATCTCAAGGTACAACACAATTTTGGAACGTCTGATCTTGGAATTGTCGTCAAACATAGTCTAGACCGTGAGACCAAAGACTTCTTTCAAGTGACCATTGTTGCTAAAGATGGAGGCTACCCTCAGCGGACTGGATCTGTGTTGATTAATATTACCGTCACCGACGTCAATGACAACAGCCCAGCATTTATTGAGTCATCATATAACGTGACCGTCATCGAAAATGGCACACTCAATGCCACAATTCTTCAATTATCTGCAGTTGACCAGGACAAAGGAGAAAATGGCGAAATTTCATACCATTTGAGTTCACGAGCCTCTGATAAAGTTCGTAAAGCCCTTGCTATTGACCCCACTTCCGGTAAGGTGTACACTATAGGCGATATTGATTATGAAGAGAACAAGCAATTCCAGTTCATGGTTGAGGCCAGGGACAAAGGATCACCATCTCGGTCCTCATTAGTACCTGTTGTTATTAATGTTATTGATAAGAATGATAACAAACCAGAAATAAACATTAACTTGTCCCCAGAAGGATCTGACATTTCAGAAGGAGCAGAAACAGGCAGGTTTATAGCTCATGTTTCTGTTACTGACAGAGATGATGGTAAAAATGGAGATTTTACTTGCGATATGAATGATGCCCACTTTTCCCTTGATAAATTCAATGCAAATGTGAACAATGTGTATAAGATAACCCTGAAAGAGAAACTGGACCATGAAAGCTCCCCAACTCATAATGTTACCATCACCTGTaaagacaagggagataaccctcaGACAAACTCAACCAGTTTCCTAGTCAGGGTCcttgatgaaaatgacaatgcaccaAGGTTTAATAATGTACCAATTATTGGGCAAATTGTGGAAAATAACAAGCTTGGTATGGAGATTCTACAAATAACTGCTAAGGACTGGGACAGCAAGGAGAATGGTAGAGTGACATATTCTTTAGACAGTGATGCAGGATCCTTGTTTACCATTAACCCCGAGACTGGGTCTTTACTTGCTACAGCACCATACGACAGAGAAACTGTGTCAAAGTATGAATTTGGTGTAATAGCCACGGATCATGGGTCCCCACCCAAATCATCAACCGCCAAGGTCCTGATCCGAATTCTGGATCAGAATGACAAGCCACCAAGATTCACTGTGCCTGTTTTCCGAGGATATATTCTGGagaatcaaccaatcagaacaccGGTTCTGAATCTGACTGCCACAGATGAGGATGAGAAACCAAGCATGAAGTTTGCATTTGGGCCAAACTCAGAAGTGAACAAGTGGTTTGCTATTGACGAAAATACTGGACGAATCACAAGCAAGCGTTCATTTGATCGTGAAACTCAGAAAAAGTATAACTTCACAGTGATTGTTCAAGATCCAATGATAACCAGTTTTCATGATACCGCTAATGTTACGATTCATGTCCGAGACGATAACGACAACATCCCTATCATCACCTACCCTACCAAGTCCAACAAGACCGTGCGAATTCCTTATGGTACCAAGGTTGGAACAATTGTCACAAAAGTAACTGCTAAAGACACAGATGATATTGACATCCAGTTCATCAGATTAACTTTTTCAATCATATCTGGTAACAAGGGAAGTTTGTTTAACATAAATCGAATGAATGGTGAATTAGCAGTTTCTCGTGTCATGAAATCATCAGATTTAGGATTTCATGGACTAAAAGTTGCTGTTCATGACCGTGGAACGAATTCAAAATCAGCAACTGCAACCTTGGATAtctttgttgttgatgttaacGGCACGGCTAGGAGTGAAGGTCATTCAGAAGTACTTGAAAAGAATATGATGATTGTGATTATATTGATAGCAGTGACAGTTATATTAGCAATTGCGATATTTGCAACAATATGCATGATTCGCAGAATTGACAGAGAACGCCAGCAAAGAAGATCAGCTATGATTAAAACAGATGAGGACAAAACATTAACAGCAATTTCAAACAGAGACAGTTTTTTAGTCATAGCCAAAGACTCAAATGAGAATGATGATACAAAGTTAAAACGGAATAAAAAGGAAgttagtttcacatttgaggATGATCGAGATATACACAACATGAGCAATTCTTCTGGCCATGCGTCGATGTCAACGTTTGGAGTTCCGGCACCGACAGAACATTCCCAATCG AATTCTCAGGAGGTGAATCTCATGATGACCCCCATTCCTTCGCTGGttgagaaacaaaacaacatgaacaGCCCGGGTGCACACGAACCTTCTAACATTCCAGTACAAAACAATATCCCGGTGACGCCACACCCCACCGATAAAACGTGGAttcaaaatatgaatgagtCTGAG GCTCGTCATTTAATGGAGATTTTAAAGAAACCAGATGATATTATGAGTGAAACTTCAGGAGAAACAGGCACCAGTGACAGTGGTCGTGGTGGAAGTGATGAAGACATCAACAGCAATAGAAGTGCTACACATGATATAG ccaaaaatacGGCGGAATCTGCCCCATCCAAACCGATGGTAATAAAACAGTG A